The Sphingomicrobium aestuariivivum DNA window GCCCCCAACAAGTTCGCCGAACTGGCCGCCAAGGACGGCATGGTCTTCTTCCACGGCGCGCTGAACAGCCTCGCGGCCGCCTTGAACAAGATCGCCAACGACATCCGCTTCCTCGGCTCGGGGCCGCGCTCGGGGCTGGGCGAACTCAACCTGCCCGCCAACGAGCCGGGTAGCTCGATCATGCCGGGCAAGGTGAACCCCACCCAGAACGAGATGCTGACGATGGTCGCCGCGCAGGTCATGGGCAACCAGACCGCGGTCACCGTGGGCGGGGCGCAGGGCCATTTCGAACTCAACGTCTTCATGCCGCTGATCGGATCGAACGTGCTGCGCTCGATCGAGCTGATGGCGACCGGCATGGTGAGCTTCGCCGAGCGTTGTGTCGACGGCATCGAGGCCAATGAAGAGCGCATCAAGGAACTGGTCGACCGCTCGCTGATGCTGGTGACCGCGCTGGCGCCGGTCATCGGCTATGACAATGCCGCGGCCATCGCCAAGCATGCGCACAAGAAGGGCCAGACCCTCAAGGAAGCCGGCCTCGAGCTCGGGCTGGTCGATGAGGAGACGTTCGACCGTGTCGTCCGGCCGGAGACGATGATCGGCCGTTAATCGGCGGTTTTCCGCCACCAACTCCTTGAAAAGGGGCGTCGTTAACGCGGCGCCCCTTTTTGCTTTAACGACAGGGCGTTAGGTCCGGACGCCGAACCGCTCACCCTGTTCATTGAGCCGCCACCCCCTTTTTGACACTGTGTCAAAACGGAACAAACGGCGGGGTGGCGCGAACCACCTCGGCTAAACACGGGGTGGGGAAAAATTGGTTAACCAGAAGTTTCTCGGGCTCACGGGCCTGATGCTCGCCAGCGCGTTCGCGCTCGACCTTGGTGCCACGCCGGCTTCGGCCGCCACGATGGCCAGTGCGGCGGCCGCTGCCAAGGCGACGAGCCCGCACCGCTATGTCGATGTCGCCGCGTCGGCCGCGCTCTACCAGGTCGAGGCCGCCAAGCTCGCCGAGCGCCGTGCGCGTTCCTCGAAGGTGAGGGCGCTGGCCAAGGCACAGAAGGATGTCGGCTATGGCATCGGCGGCCAGCTGAGCTGGGCGGGGCGCCGCGTCAACGCGCTGCCCGACAATGTGCTGACCGCCAAGCACCAGCGCATGCTCGATACGCTCGCGCGCTCGAGCAATTTCGATGCGACCTACCTCGCGCAGGCCAAGGCCCTCGTGCCCGAGATGCGCCAATTCCATGAGAGCTATGCGACGAGCGGCGGCTCGGCGACGCTGCGCCCCGTGGCCCAGTTCGGCGCCGCCAAGATGCGTGACCAGGAAGTCGCGCTCCAGCGCCTCAACTAGGCGCCAATTCCCCGCCCCTTGCCCGCTCCCCCTGTTGGAGTAGGGTGTCGGAACGACAAGCAGGGGACGGGGCATGAAGAAGTTTCTTGGCATCACGGCCGGCGCGATGGTGCTGGCGGGCTGTGCATCGAGCCAGCCGGCGGCCGCACCGGTCGCGGCGGCAGCCTCGCCCGCGGCCGCGGTCAATCCGGGGGTGATCCTCACCGCCGCGCGCTTCGTCGATGTCGCGGCATCGGCGGCGCTTTACGCCATCGAGGCCGCCAAGCTGGCCGAAACGCGCTCGGGAGACCGTGACGTGCGTGCGCTCGCGGCGATGCAGAAGGCCAATGGCGAGGGGATCGGCGGCCAGCTCAGCTATGCCGGCCGGCGCGTCAACGCGCTGCCCGACAATGTGCTGACCGCCCAGCACCGGGCGATGCTCGACGAATTGCGCTATGCGCGTGATTTCGACGCGACCTACCTGGCGCAGCAGCAACGGATGGTGCCGCTGATGCGCCAGTTCCACGAGCAATATGCACGGCAGGGCGATTCGCCCACGCTGCGTCCGGTGGCGGAATTCTCGGCGGAGAAGCTGGCAGCGCAGGAACGCGCACTCGGCCGCATCCGCTAGTCGTCGCTGTCTTCGGCACCGGCCCTTTCGGCCTTGGCGCGGGCGAGCGCCTCGTAAGCGAGCGCGAGATGGCCGGCGACGCGGGCCTCGCGGCCACCCGCCTTGTCGCATGCACGCACGCGGGCCTGTTCGGCCTGCGCCGCGAAATAGTCGCCGTCTTTCGGTGCCATGCGGGCCAATATACAGGAGTGCGGGCTCGCGCCTAAGGGCGCGACTCGGGAGCCGGTCGCGCCGAGCCTGCCCTTCGTCGAACGCTGACGGAGCTTTTGCGGCTTCCCACGCTTTGCCTCTTTGAAAAACAGGTGCTAGGGCGCGCGGCATATCGCGCGCACGACCGTTGCCGCGCACCACGGACACGAACCTCAAAGGAGCCTCCATGACCGCCACCGGCCAGGACAGCCTGAACAGCCGCTCGACCCTCGAGGTCGATGGACAGACCTTCCATTATTACAGCCTCGAGAAGGCCGCCGAGACGGTCGGCGACGTGAGCCGCCTGCCTTTCTCGATGAAGGTGCTGCTCGAGAACATGCTGCGCTTCGAGGACGGCAAGACGGTCACGAAGGAAGACGTCCAGGCGATCGCCGACTGGCAGAAGGAACAGCGCATCGACCGCGAGATCCAGTACCGCCCCGCGCGCGTGCTGATGCAGGACTTCACCGGCGTTCCCGCCGTGGTCGACCTTGCCGCGATGCGCGACGGCATCAAGGCGCTCGGCGGCGATCCGCAGAAGATCAACCCGCAGGTCCCCGTCCACCTCGTCATCGACCATAGTGTCATGGTCGACGAGTTCGGCACGCCGATGGCCTTCGAACAGAATGTGGCGCGCGAATATGAGCGCAACAAGGAGCGCTACGAGTTCCTCAAATGGGGCAGCCAGGCGTTCGACAACTTCAAGGTGGTCCCGCCGGGCACCGGCATCTGCCACCAGGTGAACCTCGAATATATCGCCCGCGCCGTCTGGTCCTCGAAGGATGCCGACGGCAACACGGTCGCCTATCCCGACACGCTCGTCGGTACCGACAGCCACACCACGATGGTCAACGGCCTCGGCGTGCTCGGCTGGGGCGTCGGCGGGATCGAGGCCGAAGCGGCCATGCTCGGCCAGCCCATCTCGATGCTCGTTCCCGAGGTCGTCGGCTTCCGTCTCGACGGCAAGCTGTCGGAAGGCGTGACCGCGACCGACCTCGTGCTCGTCATCGTCCAGATGCTGCGCGAAAAGGGCGTCGTCGGCCGGTTCGTCGAATTCTACGGCCCCGGCCTCGACAACCTGTCGCTCGCCGACCGCGCGACCATCGCCAACATGGCGCCCGAATATGGCGCCACCTGCGGCTTCTTCCCGATCGACCAGCGCACCATGGATTATATGGAGCTGTCGGGCCGCGGCGACCAGATCGGCCTCATCAAGGCCTATGCGCAGGCGCAGGGCATGTGGCGCGATGCTGGCACCCCCGACCCCGTCTTCACCGACACGCTCGAACTCGACATGGCCTCGGTCGAACCGAGCCTTGCCGGCCCCAAGCGCCCGCAGGACCGCGTCGCGCTGTCGGCGATGGCGAGCGAGTTCAAGAAGCTGCTCGACACCCAGTATGACGGCGGCAAGAAGGGCGCCGACGTGGCGGTCGAGGGCGAGGACTATGGCATCACCGATGGCGATGTCGTGATCGCCGCCATCACCAGCTGCACCAACACCTCCAACCCCGACGTGATGATCGCCGCGGGCCTCGTCGCCAAGAAGGCGCGTGCGCTCGGCCTGACCCGCAAGCCGTGGGTCAAGACCAGCCTCGCGCCCGGCAGCCAGGTCGTCACCGACTATCTCGACAAGGCCGGCCTGTCGGACGATCTCGACGCCATCGGCTTCGATCTCGTGGGCTATGGCTGCACTACCTGCATCGGCAATTCGGGCCCGCTGCCCGCACCGGTCTCGAAGGCGATCAACGAGAACAACCTCGTCGCCTGCTCGGTGCTGTCGGGCAACCGCAACTTCGAGGGGCGCGTGTCGCCCGACGTGCGCGCCAACTACCTCGCCAGCCCGCCGCTGGTCGTGGCCTATGCGATCCTCGGCAACACCCGCGAGGACATCACCACCTGCGTGATCGGCCAGGACAAGGACGGTAACGACGTCTACCTCAAGGACATCTGGCCCTCGAACGAGGAAGTGCGCGCGCTGGTCGACGCCAACGTCAACGCCGAGATGTTCAAGTCGCGCTATGCCGACGTCTACAAGGGCGACGAGCGCTGGCAGGGCATCGAGGTGTCGGGTGGCGACACCTACGACTGGCCGGCCTCCTCGACCTACATCCAGAACCCGCCCTACTTCCAGGGCATGGGCATGGAGCCGGCTGCGACCAGCGACATCGACGGCGCGCGTCCGCTCGCCATCTTCGGCGACTCGATCACCACCGACCACATCTCGCCGGCCGGTGCGATCAAGCTCGACAGCCCTGCGGGTGCGTATCTGCAGAAGCACGGCGTCGAACGCGCCGAGTTCAACAGCTATGGCGCGCGTCGCGGCAACCACGAGGTCATGATGCGCGGCACCTTCGCCAATATCCGCATCAAGAACCAGATGCTCGACGATGTCGAAGGCGGCTACACCAAGGGCCCGTCGGGCGAGGTCGAGCCGATGTACGATGCCGCCATGGAATATATGGCCAAGGGCACGCCGTTGATCGTGCTCGCGGGCAAGGAATATGGCACGGGTTCGAGCCGTGACTGGGCCGCCAAGGGGACCATCCTCCAGGGCGTGCGCGCGGTCATCGCCGAGAGCTTCGAGCGTATCCACCGCTCGAATCTCGTCGGCATGGGCGTCCTGCCGCTCCAGTTCTTGGACGGCGAAGGGGCGGGGAGCTTCGGCTTCGACGGCTCGGAGACCTTCTCGATCTCGGGCCTTGCCGGCCTCGAGCCGCGCCAGGACGTGAAGGTCACCGCCACCCGCGCCAATGGCGAGACCGTCGAGTTCACCGCCAAGTGCCGGATCGACACCTATAACGAGCTCGAATATTTCAAGAATTCGGGCATCCTGCACTACGTCCTGCGCAAGCTCGCGGCGTAAGCATGACGATGTGGCGCCTCGCTCTTCCCTGCCTCCTCCTCGCCGCCTGCGGTGAGAGGGAGGGGGCGAGCGAGGCGTCCACCATCGCCGAAGCGCAGGTCGCGGCCTCTGTCGTGGCGCTGTCCGCGACGGAAGCGGCGGCGATGCGCGAGGCGCCCGAACCGCCGACCTTCATCGACGTGCGCACGCCCGAAGAATGGGCCGAGGGACATGTCGAGGGCGCACGGCTGATGCCGCTCGCCGACTTCGACCCCGCCGCCTTGGATGGCGAGAATGTCGTTCTCTACTGTCGTTCGGGGCGCCGTTCTGCGGAGGCCGCGACTATGCTGGCCGAACATCGCGGCGAGAGTGTCGCGCATATGGACGGCGGCTTCATCGCCTGGGCGGACGCGGGCTATCCGACGGTTACGCCGGAGGGCTGATCGCTTCTTCCAGCCAGTCGGGCAGGAGCGCCTTGTCCGGTACCGCGTCGATCCGCGCATGGACGACCGACAGCCCGGCTTCCGGATAGGAGGCGCGGGCTTTTTCGTGCATGCCTTCGACGACGAACAGGCGGCGATTGACCTTGGCGCGCCAGTTCATGCGTGCGGTATTTTCCTGTCCGACGAAACAGCCCTTGTTGAAGGCGACCCCGTTGAGCTCGCCCGCATTGCATTCGAGCCAGAGGAGATCGCCGAGTTCGGGCTGGCCCTCGCAGATGTTGAGGCGGAGGCGGTGCTCGCGATAACCGGTGGCGGGATCGGCCGCGGGGGCCAGCCAGCGGCGACCCATCGCGGGGTGGCGCGGATCGGCATGACCGTCGTCGCCATCGGGGCTCCAGTGCACGGCGAGGCTGTCGTCCTCCGCTATCTCGATCTTGCGGCGCAGACGATACATGGTGAGGCGTTTCGCCAGCGCCTCGGCCTCGTCCGCCGCGACATCGATGAGCATGTCCTCGCCATCGACCCACAGGAAGAAGTCGGCGATGGCCTTGCCCTGCGGGGTGAGGAGCGCGGCCCAGCTCGGGCCCTCGTCGGCGATGCGATTGGTGACGAGCTTGTCGAGAAACTCGCGCGGATGATCGCCCGAGAGGCGGAGGAGGGTGCGGTCGGTCAGGGTCGTTGCGGGCATGGAGCTTGAGCTAGGTAGCGCCGGCTCCTAAGGCAAGCGCCATGACCGAGACGATCACGATCCGCCGCCCCGACGACTGGCACCTCCACCTGCGCGATGGCGCGATGATGGAAGCGGTGCTGCCCTATACCGCACGCCAGTTCGCGCGCGCGATCGTGATGCCCAACCTTGCCCCGCCGGTGACCACCGCTGCCGCCGCTGCGGCCTATCGCGAACGCATCCTCGCGGCGCTGCCCGAGGGGATGGACTTCACCCCGCTGATGACCGCCTATCTCACCGACGATACGGATCCGGACGATCTGGCGGCGGGGTTCGAGCAGGGGATCTGGGTCGCGGCCAAGCTCTATCCGGCGGGCGCGACGACCAATTCGGCGAGCGGCGTGACCGACATCCGCAACATCGACCGCGTGGTCGAGCGGATGGAAAAGATCGGCATGCCCTTCCTCGCGCATGGCGAGGTGACCCATGACGAAGTGGACATCTTCGACCGCGAGGCGCGCTTCATCGAGGAGGTGGCGATCCCGCTCCTGAAGCGGCACGAGGGGCTGAAGTTCGTGTTCGAGCATATTACCACCCGCGATGCCGCGCAGTTCGTCGAGGCGGGCGATGCACGGATCGCCGCGACAGTCACGCCGCAGCATCTCCAGATCAACCGCAACGCCATCTTCAAGGGCGGCATCAACCCGCATGCCTATTGCCTTCCGGTCGCCAAGCGCGAGGAGCATCGCCTCGCGGTGCGCAAGGCGGCGACGGGCGGCTCGGGCAAGTTCTTCCTCGGCACCGATTCGGCGCCGCATGCGAGAAGCGCCAAGGAAAGCGCCTGCGGCTGCGCGGGAATCTTCAATGCGCCCTTCGCGCTCGAGGCCTATGCCGAGGTGTTCGAGGAAGAGGGTGTGCTGGGTCGCCTCGAAGCCTTCGCCAGCCTCGACGGGCCGCGCTTATACGGCATGGCGCCCAATGAAGCGACGGTAACGCTGGAGAAGGTGGAGACCCGCGTGCCTGGCACGATCGATGGCGGGACCGAGCCGGTCGTGCCCTACCGCGCCGGCGGCACGATGGGCTGGCGCCTAAAAGCCTAGCGCTGGCAGCTGTCGATCCATCTGGACTCGGTATCGCCGAGGACATGGTCGAAGTGGCGCTTGACCGAGGCGTAGCATTCGCAGGCGCGATGCTCGAGCTCGTCGCGGTCGGTCACGGTGACGATGCCGCGGCGATAATGGATCAGCCCTTCGTCCTGGAGCTGCTTGGCGACCGCATTGACGCTGGTCCGCTGGACCCCGAGCAGCGCGGCGAGCGCGCTCTGCGTCAAAGCCAGCTCGTCGCCGGCACGGTCCTGCGCGGTCAGTAGCCAGCGCGCGGCGCGCGCCTCGATCGGGTGAAAGGCGTTGCAGGCGACCGACTGCATGATCTGCGCGAGGAGGGCATCGGCATAGCGGCAGAAGAGGTCGCGGATGACGAGGCTGTCGCGCTTGGCCTTCTCGATGGCCTCCATCGGCACGGCGAGGACGCGGCCCGCCACCTGCACCTGCGCGCGCGTGTAGGCGGGCAGGTCGCCGCAGCTGACGATGCCGCCGATGGCGCCTTCCTGTCCAATGGTGGCGACCTCGACGCGCCTCCGGTCATCGACCTCGACGAGAAGCGAGACCATCATCGGCAGCATCGGGAAATAGGTCCGCTCGATGTTGCGGCCGCTCTCGAACAATACCTCGCCCGAGGCCAGGTCGATGGCCTCGCCCGCCTCCTCGATCGCCTCGCGCTGGGCGGCGGGGAGCATGTCGAGCAGGGCGTTGCCGGTCGAGGGCGTCTCCTCGGGGCTGGCGGGCGGCGGCGAATAAGGCATGGGTCCCTCTCTTCATGCGCAAGGCTCCGCGCCCTCGAAAAGAGGTCGCGGTGGTCGGTTGGCCAACGGTTTGCCGAAGAAAAAAGGTCCGAGCGTCGATCACTGCCCGATCAACGGTTGAACTGCTGCGCGATCCTCGCTAGATGCGCCGCTCAGCCCCCGATTATCGGGATGCGGAGACGTGGGTGAGTGGCTGAAACCAACGCTTTGCTAAAGCGTCATACGGGTAATCCCTGTATCGAGGGTTCGAATCCCTCCGTCTCCGCCATTTTCTTTCCTTCACGAACAGTGGCTTGATCGCCGGACGGCAGTGCGTCCGACGCGATAGGTCGTGCAACCGACATAGGGCTTTGACGTTCTAGGGGGCAGGAGGTGCGCTGCACGTCATGTCCGACCTGCCCGTCGAATTGCACGACTATATCACCGGCTCTTCGCTGGCGCTGTCGGCGTCGCCGGTCGGGGTGGAAGATCATCCGTTGCGGGCGGTCAGCGACGGCTTCTGCCATCTCACGGGGTTTGGGCGCGACAAGGTCATCGGCAGGAACTGTCGCTTCCTCCAGGGAGGCAAGCGCGAGCAGGAAGGGCTCGGCAAGCTGCGCGCCTTTCTCGCGAGCAAGGGACGGGGCATGTGCCGCGTCAACCTCGTCAATTTCCGCGCCGACGGCACCCCCTTCATCAACATGCTCACGCTGACCCGGATCTGCGACCATGACGGCAAGGACTGCTTCCTGTTCGGCAGCCAGTTCGACATTGGCCGTGCCGAGGTCGATGAGGCCGAGGAATTCGACGGGCAGTTCCGCGACGTGGCCGAGCGCGTGAAGAAGCGGCTCGATCCGCACAAGCTGTCGATGGTCGGCAGCGTCTCGGCGCTGGCCAATGCGGCGAGCGCGATCGCCGAGGCCAAGATGCTGGTCTCGCAGCTCGAGGGCGCCGACCGGCTCTACTGACGCGACACCGGCTTTGGGGCAGGTGGATCCTTAGGGGCTTGGCGACAACGATACGCCTGCGTATCAATGGCGCCATGTCGGAAGGGACGCGTAGCATCGACGTGAGTAAGCAGCAGGGTAGCGAGGCCAAGGAGCCTCCGGTGCCGATCATCGGCGTAGGCGCCTCCGCAGGCGGCCTCGAGGCGCTGCGCGAGATGTTCAGTTCGGTCAAGGACCGCACGGGCATGGCCTTCGTCATTGTCCAGCATCTCGACCCCGATCACGAGAGCCTGATGGCACAGCTGATCGCGCGCGAGACCGCACTGCGGGTGACGCAGGTAGAAGGCGGCGAGGAGCCGCTGCCCGACCAGGTCTATGTGATCCCGCCCGGCAAGGCGCTCGCGCTGCGCGAGGGGAGGCTCATGCTCGAGCCCTTCGATGCGCCGCGCGGCCAGCGCCGCCCGATCGACGATTTCCTCATCAGCCTCGCCGAGGAACGCGATCAGTTCGCCGCGGGCGTGATCCTGTCCGGCACCGGAGGCGACGGCGCCATCGGGCTGCGCGCCATCAAGGAGCATGGCGGCCTCGCCATCGCGCAGGAACCGACCAGCGCGCGCTATGACGGCATGCCGCTGTCGGCGGTGGGGACCGGCATGGTCGATTTCGTCCACGAGCCGAGCGACATCGTCGAGGAGGCGCGCGACTATTTCGAGCGGCTCAAGGGCTCGAGCATCTACAATCGCGAAGCCAGCGGCATCGTCGGCCATATCGACAATCTGTGCGCCACGCTGCGCGACGCGGTCGGCCATGATTTCACGGGCTACAAGCGCTCGACGCTGGAACGCCGCATCGCGCGGCGCATGCAGGTGCTCGGCATCGAGCAGGCGTCCGAATATGTCGACCTGCTCGGCGCCGACCGCGAGGAATGCGAGACGCTGTTCCGCGACCTCCTGATCAACGTCACCAAATTCTATCGCGATACCGAGCATTTCGATGCGCTGCGCAAGGGCGTGGTCGAGCCGCTGGTCGCGGCCAAGGAGCGCGACACCGAGATCCGCGTCTGGGTGCCGGGCTGTTCGTCGGGCGAGGAAGCCTATACGATCGCGATGCTGCTGTCGGCCGAGCTGGAGGCACAGGGCAAGCGCGCCGACGTGCAGATCTTCGCCACCGACATCGACGAGGCGATGCTCAACATCGGGCGCGAGGCGCGCTATGCGCCGGCCGCGCTCGTAGACCTGCCGACCGACCTGCGCGAGCGTTACACGGTGAGCCATGGCGACCATTTCACCGTGTCGCCGCGGATCCGCGACATGGTGCGTTTCTCCAACCACAGCATCATCAAGGATGCGCCTTTCTCGAAGCTCGACTTCGTGAGTTGCCGCAACCTGCTCATCTATTTCGGCGACCGGTTGCAGCAGGCCGTGATCCCGCTCCTTCATTATTCGATCGTGCCGGGCGGCTATCTCATGCTGGGTCCCTCGGAGACGATCGGGCGCTTCGAAGACCTGTTCGAGCCGATCGACCAGAAATCGCGCCTGTTCCGCCGCAAGAGCGGGCGCGGCACCTATCCGACTCATCTGGCGACCGGCCACGACCACCGCGCCCAGCGGCAGGTCCGGCGCACGCGGCGCATGCGCCACGACCGCAGCTGGGAGGACGATGCCGCGCTCAAACGCCTCGTCGACCGCTATTCGCCCGCCGCGATGGTGCTCGATCCCAATGGCGAGATCCTCGCCAGCTATGGCCGCCTGTCGCGCTATTTCGAATTTCCCAACAGCCAGACGGGCGAGGTGAGCGCGACCTCGCTGGCGCGTCCCGGCCTTCGCGAGGTGCTGGTGCCGCTCCAGCACGAAGTCCGGCTCGAGCACAGCCGGGTCGTGGCGCGTGACGTCGAGGTGCGCAGCGAGTTCGGTTCCCAGAAGATCAACGTCATCGCCGACCCGCTGCCCGACGGCAGCTACCTGTTCGTGTTCCGCGAGACCGCCGACTTTCGCGCCGAGCTCGACGAGGACCTCGTCGAACTGGGGCCCAATGACGGGCAGGTGCAGATCCTCGAGGACGAGCTCCGGCTGGCGCGCCATCGCTTGCGCTGCACGGTCGAGGAACTGGAGACGGTCAACGAAGAGCTCAAATCCTCTAACGAGGAAATGATGAGCATGAACGAGGAGCTCCAGTCGACCAACGAGGAGCTCACCACCGTCAATGACGAGCTGAAGTCGAAGGTCGACCAGCTCACCATCGCCAATGCCGATTTGAAGAACTTCTTCGAATCGACCCGGCTCGCGGTGGTCGTGCTCGACGGCGACCTCAATATCCGCAGCTATACCGAGGCGGCCGAAGAGCTGTTCCCGCTCAAGCCAGCCGACCGTGGTCGCAAGCTGGAGGAAATGACCTCGGAGCTGACGAGCGACCGGTATCTCCAGGATGCGCGAGCCGTGTGCAACGGCAGCAGCGCGATCGAACGCCAGCTCTACAGCCGTGATGGTCGCGCCTATCTGCTGCGCGCCATGCCTTATCGCGTGCTCGACGGCAGCGTCTCGGGCGTCACGCTCGTCTTCACCGACATCACCGAGGCGCAGGCGCTCGAGGCCGAATTGGCGCAGGAGCGCGAACGGCTCAAGTTGGCGCTCGAGGTCGCGGGCATCGGCGTGTGGGAATATCTGGTCGAGGAGGAGAATACCCATCTCGACGAGGCGGTCGAACGCATGTTCGGGCTCGAGCCCGCCGACAATCACGATATCTCGGCGGTGATCTCTGCCATCCACCCCGATGACCGATCGCGGGTCGAGGCGGCGCTGCGCCGCGCCATGACCGGTGAGACCGATTATCATTCGACCTTCCGCGTGCTTGATCCCGACGGCAGCATTCGCACACTGCGCGGGCTAGGGCGGCTGGTCTCGGGCGAGTCACCGCGGCGACTGGTGGGGGTCAATTTCGACATCACCAGCGAAGCCGAGGGCAATGCCATGCGCGAGCTCCTGCTGCGCGAGATGAACCACCGCGTGAAGAACCTGTTCGCGGTGATCGGCGGCTTGACCAGCCTGGCCGCGCGCTCGAGTCAGGATGTCGGCGAGATGGCGCGCACGCTGCGCGAGCGCATCGCCGCGCTCGGCCGTGCCCATTCGCTCACCAATGCGAGCGCCGAGGATGGCAGCGACCTTGGAAAACTGGTCGGTGCCGCGCTGGCGCCCTATGCCGATCACGACGGGCTCAAGATCGGCGGCGATGCGGTGAAGATCCGCCAGAATGCCGTTTCGGGACTCGCCTTGCTGCTTCACGAATGGGCAACCAATTCGGTCAAATATGGAGCGCTCGCGGACCCCGAGGCGCGCCTTTCGGTCAGCTGGTCGCTGCGCGAAGACGGAGGCATTGGTCTTTTTTGGGAGGAAAAGCTCAGCCGGACACGGAACGCCGCGCCGCATGGCGGGTTTGGAACCACATTGGTCGATGTGTCTGCCCGCCAGCTCGGGGCAACGGTCGAGGAAGAAAGTAGCGAGAGGGCATTCCGATTAGCGTTGAACCTGCCAGCAGCCTGTCGTCCGGCGACCACTATCGAATCCTCGTCGTAGAGGACGAGATCCTCATCGCGATCGATATCCAGCACACGCTCGAAGATGCGGGCTATGAGGTGATCGGACCGCACGAGAATGTTCGCGACAGCCTCGCCACCATCGACCTCGGCAAGCCCGATGCGGCGATCCTCGACGTCCAGCTTGACGGCGAGGACGTCTTTCCCGTTGCCGAACGGCTAAAGGCCGACGGCGTGCCGATCGTCTTCCATTCGGGCCATGCCGAACCCGCCCAGCTCGCCGAGCGCTTTCCCGAGGCGCGCTTCTGCTCGAAGCCCTGTACGCCCGGACTGCTCGAGGACGAACTGAAGCTGGCGATCCAGAGCGGCGCCTAGGCGCTACGCCCCTTCGGATTGATCGGGCCTGGGCGCGGCATTGCCGCCCAATGCCTGCCACAGGTTGATGCGTGCGCGCGCGGCCTGCCCCCTCGCGGCGGCAGCGCGTTCGCTGCTGGCATCGGCGGCGCGGCGCGCATCGAGCACGGTGAGGAAATTGTCGAGGCCGGCGCGATAGCGCGTGTCGGCGAGCGATGCGGCGCGCGCGGCCATCATGGCCTCCTCGGTGCTGGCGCTGGCGGCGAGGTCGGCGGCGGCGACCAGCGCATAGGCGCCCTCGACCTCGCCGAAGGCGGTGTAGAGCGCTTCGCGATATTGT harbors:
- a CDS encoding CheR family methyltransferase, with translation MSEGTRSIDVSKQQGSEAKEPPVPIIGVGASAGGLEALREMFSSVKDRTGMAFVIVQHLDPDHESLMAQLIARETALRVTQVEGGEEPLPDQVYVIPPGKALALREGRLMLEPFDAPRGQRRPIDDFLISLAEERDQFAAGVILSGTGGDGAIGLRAIKEHGGLAIAQEPTSARYDGMPLSAVGTGMVDFVHEPSDIVEEARDYFERLKGSSIYNREASGIVGHIDNLCATLRDAVGHDFTGYKRSTLERRIARRMQVLGIEQASEYVDLLGADREECETLFRDLLINVTKFYRDTEHFDALRKGVVEPLVAAKERDTEIRVWVPGCSSGEEAYTIAMLLSAELEAQGKRADVQIFATDIDEAMLNIGREARYAPAALVDLPTDLRERYTVSHGDHFTVSPRIRDMVRFSNHSIIKDAPFSKLDFVSCRNLLIYFGDRLQQAVIPLLHYSIVPGGYLMLGPSETIGRFEDLFEPIDQKSRLFRRKSGRGTYPTHLATGHDHRAQRQVRRTRRMRHDRSWEDDAALKRLVDRYSPAAMVLDPNGEILASYGRLSRYFEFPNSQTGEVSATSLARPGLREVLVPLQHEVRLEHSRVVARDVEVRSEFGSQKINVIADPLPDGSYLFVFRETADFRAELDEDLVELGPNDGQVQILEDELRLARHRLRCTVEELETVNEELKSSNEEMMSMNEELQSTNEELTTVNDELKSKVDQLTIANADLKNFFESTRLAVVVLDGDLNIRSYTEAAEELFPLKPADRGRKLEEMTSELTSDRYLQDARAVCNGSSAIERQLYSRDGRAYLLRAMPYRVLDGSVSGVTLVFTDITEAQALEAELAQERERLKLALEVAGIGVWEYLVEEENTHLDEAVERMFGLEPADNHDISAVISAIHPDDRSRVEAALRRAMTGETDYHSTFRVLDPDGSIRTLRGLGRLVSGESPRRLVGVNFDITSEAEGNAMRELLLREMNHRVKNLFAVIGGLTSLAARSSQDVGEMARTLRERIAALGRAHSLTNASAEDGSDLGKLVGAALAPYADHDGLKIGGDAVKIRQNAVSGLALLLHEWATNSVKYGALADPEARLSVSWSLREDGGIGLFWEEKLSRTRNAAPHGGFGTTLVDVSARQLGATVEEESSERAFRLALNLPAACRPATTIESSS
- a CDS encoding response regulator; this translates as MQHTLEDAGYEVIGPHENVRDSLATIDLGKPDAAILDVQLDGEDVFPVAERLKADGVPIVFHSGHAEPAQLAERFPEARFCSKPCTPGLLEDELKLAIQSGA